A stretch of DNA from Mycolicibacterium celeriflavum:
AATGCCCGCTTGGCCGCCGACGCCGCCGGGGTGTCCAGACAGGACAGGGTGGTCGACATCGGTTGCGGCCCCGGCACGGCCGTGCGCGAGGCCGCGCGGCGCGGCGCGACGGCGACCGGCGTCGACCCCGCCCCGGTGATGCTGCGGCTGGCCCGCCTCTGCACGCGCGACGCGGCGATCGACTGGCGACAGGGCGTCGCCGAACACGTGCCGCTGCCGGATGGTTCGGCCACGGTGGTGTGGTCGCTGGCGACGGTGCACCACTGGAAGGACGTGGAGGCCGGGCTGAGCGAGGCGCACCGGCTGTTGGCCCCGGGTGGCCGACTGCTCGCCGTCGAGCGTCAATCCCCGGCGGGAGCGACGGGCATCGCCAGTCACGGATGGACGCGGCAGCAGGTCGATTCCTTTGTGGCGCAGTGCCGCTCCGCGGGCTTCGGTGACATCGAGGCCGAGGCCCGGAAAGCGGGCAGACGCGACATGTGGGTGGTGCGTGCCCGTCGACCCTGACCGGCGGACAATGAAACGGTGTCACGCGCGACTGGCTCCGATGCCGTCGTCTTCCTCACCGGAGACGTGATGACCGGCCGCGGGATCGATCAGATCCTGCCGCATCCGGGGGACCCGACGCTGCGCGAATCGGTGGTCTCCGACGCCCGAACCTACGTGCGGCTCGCCGAGCGCACCAACGGACCCGTTCCCGCGCCGGTCGACGTCAGCTGGCCGTGGGGAGATGCGCTGTCGATCCTCGACGAGATGAATCCCGACGTTCGCGTGCTCAATCTGGAAACGAGTGTCACGACAAGCAGCGAGTTCGCACCCCGAAAAGCGGTGCATTACCGGATGCATCCGCACAATATCGGTTGCCTCACCGCGATCCGACCCGACGTCTGCGTGCTCGCGAACAACCACAGTCTCGACTTCGGTCATGCCGGGCTGGCCGAAACGTTGCGCGTCGTCGGACATGAAACACGTTGCGCCGGAGCCGGATCAGACATCAGGACGGCGGAGCGCCCGGTGATCGTACCGATCGCCGATGGCACCCGCGTAGTGGTGAGCGCGATCGGTTTCCCCTCGAGCGGCATCCCCTTGGGCTGGGGCGCAACGGACAGCCGGCCCGGTTTGGCACTAGTTTCCGAACCGTCTGACCGCGCCGCCACGGCGGTGGCCGGCCGAACCCTGGCCGAGAAGCGGCTGGGCGACATCGCCGTCGTATCGATGCACTGGGGTTCGAATTGGGGCTACGAGGTCGACGAGGCGCAAATCCGCTTCGCGCATCGGCTCATCGACGAGGGCATCGATGTCGTACACGGCCATTCGTCACACCATCCGCGACCCATCGAGGTGTATCGGGGCAAGCTGATCCTCTACGGGTGCGGCGACACGATCGACGACTACGAGGGCATCGCCACCTACGAGGCGTTCCGGCACGAGCTGCGGTTGCTCTATTTCGCGTCGATCGACCGCCACAGCGGCCGTCTCACCCAGCTGACACTGGTGCCGTTGAGGATGCGCCGGATGCGGCTCGAGCGCGCCACGGGCCCGGATGCCGAATGGCTGCGCGCATCGGTCGAGCGGATGAGCGCTCGGTTCGAGACGAGGGTGCGGGGGAAGCCGGACGGGTCATTGGCGGTCGTCTGGTAGCTTTACGATCGACTAGTAAAAACTTGACGATCGTAAAGCAGACGGATTTGGTGATGGCGACCGCCGCGATGGACAGAAGCGACGCCACGGACACCCGGCAGCGGCTCATCGACGCCGCGGTCACGCTGTTCACCCGGCACAGCTTCGCCGGGACGTCACTACAGATGATCGCCGATGAACTCGGCTTCACGAAAGCCGCGATATACCACCATTTTCGGACCCGTGAGGAGCTTCTCGGTGCGGTACTCGAGCCGATACTGGGGAAGTTGCGCTCGGTGGTCGAAGCGGCCGAAACACGAAGCACCCCACATGCCAGGGCGGAATGGATGCTGAGTGGTTACGCCGATGTGGCGGTGCGTAACCGCGGGCTCGTGGCGGTGCTGGCCGCCGACCCCAGCGTGGCCACCGCGCTGCAAAAACGTCGCGACTGGAGCGATCTGATCACCCGGCAGCTGAGGTTGCTCGCCGATGTCGAACCGGGCCCGGCGGGGCAGATCAAGGCGGCGATGGTCTTCGCGGGCATGGCCGGAGCGGTGGGACCGATGTGGGTGCAGTTCGACGACGATGCGCTGGCCACACATCTGATGGACGCGGGTAGACGAACGCTGGGATTGCGAACGCCACGGCGCAGAACGCATCGACGAAAGGGATGAGCAGATGAAGACAGCGGTGGTCACGGGCGGCGGCTCGGGGATCGGACGCGCGATCGTGGACAGGCTGCGCGCCGGCGGGTACCACGTCGCGGTCGTCGACCTGACGCCGAACGACGACGAGTTGGCCTTCACCGCCGATGTGACCGACCGTTCACAGGTCGACGCAGCGCTCTCGGCCGTCCGCACCCGCCTCGGGCCGGTGACGATCCTGGTCAACGCCGCCGGCCTCGACGGGTTCTCCCGGTTCAGCGACATCACATTCGAGCAGTGGCAGCGCGTCATCGACGTCAACCTCAACGGCGTGTTCCACTGCGTCCAGGCGGTGTTGCCCGACATGGTCGAAGCGGGCTGGGGGCGAATCGTCAACATCTCGTCCTCGAGCACCCACTCCGGGGCGCCGTACATGGCGCACTATGTGGCGGCGAAATCGGCGGTCAACGGGCTGACCAAGACGCTGGCGCTGGAGTACGGCCCGGCCGGCATCACGGTGAACGCCGTGCCGCCCGGCTTCATCGACACCCCGATGCTGCGCGCGGCCGAGGCGCGCGGCAACCTCGGCGATATCCAGGCCACCATCGATGCGACACCCGTGCGCCGCATGGGCAAGCCCGAAGACATCGCGGCGGCATGCGCTTTCCTGATCTCCGATGAGGCCGGCTACATCACCGGGCAGATCCTCGGCGTCAACGGCGGCCGCAATACCTGACCGTCGACCCGCCGACGCCCTGTGCGAAGATCCGCCAATGACCACCGAGCCTGCCTATTTCAGCCCAACCGCGGACGGTGGACTCATGCCGACCAGGTTCGCCCAAAGCCATTGGGGCGATGACCACCTCAACGGTCCGGCCATCGTCGGGTTGGCTGCGCAGGCGCTGGAGAACCACCACGGTTCAGCCGAGTTCATGCCGACGCGGCTCACGGTGGACCTGTTTCGGGCCGCGCGAAACGTCCCCACCACCGTCGAGGTTCGGCTGATACGGGACGGACGCCGGGTGCGCAACGCGGAATGCGATGTGGTGCAGGACGGCCGCCCAGTGGCACATGCCACCCTCGTGCAGTACCGGCGGTCGTCGCAGCCACCCGGACAGCAATGGGCCACCCCGGATTCCGTTCCCGAGTTGCCTCAGCCGGACGACGCGCTGGCGCCTTACATCGGCAGCGACGACGGCGGATGGACACGGTCGCCTGCGGCGCACCAGAACACCTCCCGCAAGCGCTTTTACTTTTCGAGCGCGAACATCATTGCCGGCGAGAAGGTTTCGTCCTTCGTCCGGGCTGTCACGGTAGCGGAGTCGACCAGCCTGGTGACCA
This window harbors:
- a CDS encoding class I SAM-dependent methyltransferase; amino-acid sequence: MKSPVEMPTNHHADHPGFSGAVGALCGLAFLILGRANARLAADAAGVSRQDRVVDIGCGPGTAVREAARRGATATGVDPAPVMLRLARLCTRDAAIDWRQGVAEHVPLPDGSATVVWSLATVHHWKDVEAGLSEAHRLLAPGGRLLAVERQSPAGATGIASHGWTRQQVDSFVAQCRSAGFGDIEAEARKAGRRDMWVVRARRP
- a CDS encoding CapA family protein, coding for MSRATGSDAVVFLTGDVMTGRGIDQILPHPGDPTLRESVVSDARTYVRLAERTNGPVPAPVDVSWPWGDALSILDEMNPDVRVLNLETSVTTSSEFAPRKAVHYRMHPHNIGCLTAIRPDVCVLANNHSLDFGHAGLAETLRVVGHETRCAGAGSDIRTAERPVIVPIADGTRVVVSAIGFPSSGIPLGWGATDSRPGLALVSEPSDRAATAVAGRTLAEKRLGDIAVVSMHWGSNWGYEVDEAQIRFAHRLIDEGIDVVHGHSSHHPRPIEVYRGKLILYGCGDTIDDYEGIATYEAFRHELRLLYFASIDRHSGRLTQLTLVPLRMRRMRLERATGPDAEWLRASVERMSARFETRVRGKPDGSLAVVW
- a CDS encoding TetR/AcrR family transcriptional regulator, which codes for MATAAMDRSDATDTRQRLIDAAVTLFTRHSFAGTSLQMIADELGFTKAAIYHHFRTREELLGAVLEPILGKLRSVVEAAETRSTPHARAEWMLSGYADVAVRNRGLVAVLAADPSVATALQKRRDWSDLITRQLRLLADVEPGPAGQIKAAMVFAGMAGAVGPMWVQFDDDALATHLMDAGRRTLGLRTPRRRTHRRKG
- a CDS encoding SDR family NAD(P)-dependent oxidoreductase, yielding MKTAVVTGGGSGIGRAIVDRLRAGGYHVAVVDLTPNDDELAFTADVTDRSQVDAALSAVRTRLGPVTILVNAAGLDGFSRFSDITFEQWQRVIDVNLNGVFHCVQAVLPDMVEAGWGRIVNISSSSTHSGAPYMAHYVAAKSAVNGLTKTLALEYGPAGITVNAVPPGFIDTPMLRAAEARGNLGDIQATIDATPVRRMGKPEDIAAACAFLISDEAGYITGQILGVNGGRNT
- a CDS encoding thioesterase family protein, giving the protein MTTEPAYFSPTADGGLMPTRFAQSHWGDDHLNGPAIVGLAAQALENHHGSAEFMPTRLTVDLFRAARNVPTTVEVRLIRDGRRVRNAECDVVQDGRPVAHATLVQYRRSSQPPGQQWATPDSVPELPQPDDALAPYIGSDDGGWTRSPAAHQNTSRKRFYFSSANIIAGEKVSSFVRAVTVAESTSLVTNLGTDGIGYINGDLTVAMARLPVDDWILVQGDSHWAADGIAVGTATLFDRQGAFGSGMVTAVANPSAQIDFRNRPFPRGEINYE